In Clostridium sp., one DNA window encodes the following:
- a CDS encoding DUF1492 domain-containing protein, translating to MTAKQYLSQAYRIDQRINSKLEQIVSLRALAAKATSTLSDTPPSGTRNVHSMEDTITKMVDLENEINADINTLVDLKREFVFIIKKISNPEYQTLLELRYLCFKTWEQIAVEMGYDLRYIHKLHGKALENCEINLKEDTKRH from the coding sequence ATGACAGCGAAACAATATTTATCACAGGCATACAGAATTGACCAAAGGATAAACAGTAAACTTGAGCAGATAGTTTCCTTAAGGGCATTAGCTGCAAAAGCTACATCCACATTAAGTGATACACCTCCTAGTGGAACACGTAATGTGCATTCTATGGAGGACACAATAACTAAGATGGTGGATTTAGAAAATGAAATAAATGCGGATATAAACACATTAGTTGATTTAAAGAGGGAATTCGTATTTATTATAAAAAAGATTAGCAACCCTGAATACCAAACATTGCTGGAACTTAGATATCTTTGCTTTAAGACCTGGGAACAGATAGCAGTAGAGATGGGGTATGACTTACGTTATATTCATAAACTTCATGGAAAGGCATTAGAAAATTGTGAGATAAATTTAAAAGAGGACACTAAAAGACACTGA
- a CDS encoding DEAD/DEAH box helicase — translation MKYNPYDYQNFVTNFILKNPISAVLLDMGLGKSVITLTAIFDLCLDSFEISKVLVIAPLRVARDTWPLEIKKWDHLKGLTYSVAVGSETQRKSALMQKVNIYLINRENVDWLINESGIPFDYDMVVIDELSSFKSYSAKRFKSLLKVRPKVKRIVGLTGTPSSNGLMDLWAEFRLLDMGKRLGRFITYYRNNFFDPDKRNQQMVFSYKPKAGAEDAIYGLISDITISMKSTDYLKMPECVINEVVVTLSEKERKAYDGMKQDLVLSLKGEEIDAVNAAALSNKLCQMANGAVYGEDKRVFKIHDKKLDALEDLIESANGKPVLVAYWFNHDLERIKKRFKVREIKTSKDIKDWNNGEIEAAVIHPASAGHGLNLQAGGSTLIWFGLTWSLELYQQTNARLWRQGQNETVVIHHIITKGTIDEDIVRALKRKERVQSDLIDAVKAKLKEDKAYE, via the coding sequence GTGAAATACAATCCTTATGACTATCAAAACTTTGTAACTAATTTCATATTAAAAAATCCTATCTCAGCAGTATTACTGGATATGGGTCTTGGAAAAAGTGTAATCACATTAACGGCAATATTTGACCTCTGCCTTGACAGCTTTGAAATTTCAAAGGTTTTAGTTATTGCACCACTTAGAGTTGCTAGAGATACATGGCCTTTAGAAATAAAAAAATGGGATCATCTTAAAGGACTTACTTATTCAGTAGCTGTAGGCAGTGAAACACAAAGAAAATCAGCACTTATGCAAAAGGTAAATATTTATCTTATCAATCGTGAAAATGTGGACTGGCTGATAAATGAAAGTGGCATTCCATTTGACTATGACATGGTGGTAATAGATGAGTTGTCATCCTTTAAATCTTATAGTGCTAAGAGATTTAAAAGCCTATTAAAAGTAAGACCTAAAGTAAAACGTATTGTGGGACTTACAGGAACCCCAAGCAGTAACGGCTTGATGGATTTATGGGCAGAGTTTAGACTTCTTGATATGGGCAAAAGACTGGGAAGATTTATCACTTATTACCGTAATAACTTCTTTGACCCTGATAAAAGAAATCAGCAGATGGTATTTAGTTATAAACCAAAAGCTGGTGCAGAAGATGCAATTTATGGCCTTATATCAGATATTACCATTTCTATGAAAAGCACAGATTATTTGAAAATGCCGGAATGTGTTATAAATGAGGTTGTTGTAACTCTTTCAGAAAAAGAACGCAAAGCTTATGATGGCATGAAGCAGGATTTGGTTTTATCCCTCAAAGGTGAAGAAATAGATGCTGTAAATGCTGCAGCTTTATCAAATAAACTTTGTCAGATGGCAAATGGTGCTGTGTATGGTGAGGACAAGCGAGTATTTAAAATACATGATAAAAAACTTGATGCACTAGAAGATTTAATTGAATCAGCAAATGGAAAGCCAGTGCTTGTGGCTTATTGGTTTAATCATGATTTGGAAAGAATTAAAAAGAGATTTAAGGTTCGTGAAATAAAAACTTCAAAAGATATTAAGGATTGGAATAATGGTGAAATAGAAGCAGCAGTAATTCATCCTGCATCAGCAGGACATGGACTAAACCTTCAAGCAGGAGGTTCAACTCTTATATGGTTTGGGCTTACTTGGAGCTTAGAGCTTTATCAGCAGACCAATGCAAGATTGTGGAGACAAGGACAAAATGAAACAGTTGTTATCCACCATATTATTACTAAAGGGACTATTGATGAGGATATAGTGAGAGCTTTAAAGCGAAAAGAAAGAGTACAGTCAGATTTAATAGATGCGGTAAAGGCTAAGTTAAAGGAGGACAAAGCTTATGAATAA
- a CDS encoding VRR-NUC domain-containing protein — translation MLEKYIENKLVTAVKKMGGICPKFVSPGFDGVPDRLVLLPHGKFAFVELKAKGKKMRPLQVNRKMRLEQLGFLVYCIDDAGKIGGILSEIQSL, via the coding sequence ATGCTTGAAAAATATATTGAAAATAAACTTGTAACAGCAGTTAAAAAGATGGGAGGCATTTGTCCTAAGTTTGTATCTCCTGGATTTGATGGAGTGCCAGACCGACTAGTGCTTTTGCCACATGGCAAGTTCGCCTTTGTTGAATTAAAGGCAAAAGGTAAGAAAATGAGACCACTGCAAGTAAATAGAAAAATGCGGCTGGAGCAGTTAGGCTTTTTGGTTTACTGCATAGATGATGCAGGTAAGATTGGGGGAATTTTAAGTGAAATACAATCCTTATGA
- a CDS encoding virulence-associated E family protein — protein sequence MKIAVGNSRMDKKWKNTDISWEDFCSRVKTTQKTTETIEEYRKLKRGQQDDIKDVGGFVGGYLRQGRRKKGHVLCRSILTLDMDYAAADIWEEITMLFDFKCCMYSTHKYTPENPRFRLIIPLAREISEEEYAAAARMVAKEIGIDLFDDTTYEAERLMYWPSTSSNGVFVYKENDGALLDPDLYLAKYDNWQDTTTWPVSSRQSEIIKRSLKEQADPLLKEGVVGTFCRTYSIRDVIEKFLNDFYAPSAIEGRYDYIPADSSAGVIIYDDKFAYSHHATDPASGLLLNAFDLVRIHKFCSLDDKAAVNTAAGKLPSYVAMCDFAIKDTAVKEEFAKERQAQAEDEFSEDDWQTALELDKQGKVKGTLDNIVLILRNDDRLKSLAFNCHRDGIDAKGGLPWKQIKYGWNDSDNSSLKVYLSSKYGIYAPAKTKDAVLAVAAERAYHPIREYLDNLPKWDGVARVENLLIDYFGAADSTYTKAVIRKTMVAAVARIYQPGTKFDSVLILNGPQGIGKSTFFAKLAGEWFSDSLTITDMKDKAGPEKLQGYWMLELGELAGMRKTDVEIVKSFISRVDDKYRASYGVNVENHPRQCIIVGSTNAENGFLRDISGNRRFWPVRISGNSTKKSWQITTEEVQQIWAETSYLYKQGEKLYLEGDDDVLARGEQADAMETDEREGLVRTYLDILLPEDWGIMSLYERRNFLGGSEFGGSTRVGTVKRNLVCNMEIWCECFGKDASSMKTADSYTIGAIMRKISDWSKYCGNKNGTSNFPIYGKQRAYSRVKER from the coding sequence ATGAAAATTGCAGTCGGCAATAGCCGTATGGATAAAAAGTGGAAAAACACAGATATTTCATGGGAGGACTTTTGCTCTCGTGTAAAGACTACGCAAAAAACAACAGAAACCATAGAAGAATACCGCAAACTAAAAAGGGGACAGCAGGATGATATAAAAGATGTGGGTGGATTTGTGGGCGGCTATTTAAGGCAGGGCAGACGTAAGAAAGGGCATGTGCTTTGCCGTTCTATTTTAACATTAGATATGGATTATGCAGCAGCAGATATATGGGAGGAAATTACAATGCTTTTTGATTTTAAATGCTGTATGTATTCAACCCATAAATATACACCAGAAAATCCAAGATTCCGTTTAATCATTCCACTTGCTCGTGAAATTAGTGAAGAAGAGTATGCAGCTGCTGCTCGTATGGTAGCAAAAGAAATAGGCATTGACCTTTTTGATGATACAACCTATGAGGCAGAACGTCTCATGTACTGGCCTTCCACATCTTCAAATGGTGTATTTGTATATAAAGAAAATGATGGAGCATTACTTGATCCAGATTTATATCTTGCCAAATATGATAATTGGCAAGATACCACTACTTGGCCAGTATCTTCACGTCAATCTGAAATTATTAAAAGAAGTTTAAAAGAACAAGCAGATCCTCTTTTAAAGGAAGGTGTAGTAGGAACATTCTGCCGTACTTATTCAATTCGTGATGTAATTGAAAAATTCTTAAATGATTTTTATGCACCATCTGCAATTGAAGGCCGCTATGATTATATTCCTGCTGACAGCAGTGCTGGTGTAATAATTTATGATGATAAATTTGCATACAGCCATCATGCTACAGATCCGGCAAGTGGTTTGCTTCTAAATGCATTTGACCTTGTACGTATCCATAAATTTTGTTCTCTCGATGATAAGGCGGCTGTAAATACAGCTGCAGGTAAACTGCCGTCTTATGTGGCAATGTGTGATTTTGCAATTAAGGATACTGCAGTAAAAGAAGAATTTGCAAAAGAAAGACAAGCACAGGCAGAAGATGAATTTTCAGAGGATGATTGGCAGACTGCTTTAGAACTTGATAAGCAAGGTAAAGTAAAGGGCACTCTGGATAATATTGTGCTGATTTTGCGTAATGATGACAGGTTAAAGTCACTTGCTTTTAACTGCCATCGTGATGGTATAGATGCCAAAGGCGGGTTGCCTTGGAAGCAAATTAAGTACGGCTGGAATGATTCAGATAACTCATCTTTAAAGGTGTATCTAAGCAGTAAATATGGAATTTATGCTCCTGCTAAAACAAAAGATGCTGTGCTGGCAGTAGCTGCGGAAAGAGCTTATCATCCCATCAGGGAGTATCTTGATAATTTGCCCAAATGGGATGGTGTGGCCCGTGTAGAAAATCTTTTGATAGATTATTTTGGAGCAGCTGACAGCACATATACAAAAGCAGTGATTAGAAAAACAATGGTGGCGGCAGTTGCACGCATATATCAACCAGGAACAAAATTTGACAGCGTACTTATCTTAAATGGACCACAAGGTATTGGTAAATCCACATTCTTTGCAAAACTAGCCGGAGAATGGTTTTCAGATAGCTTAACCATTACAGATATGAAAGATAAGGCAGGTCCAGAAAAACTGCAGGGATATTGGATGCTTGAGCTTGGTGAACTTGCTGGAATGCGTAAGACAGATGTTGAAATTGTTAAATCTTTTATTTCAAGAGTAGATGATAAATATAGAGCAAGCTATGGAGTAAATGTAGAAAACCATCCAAGACAGTGCATTATTGTCGGTTCTACTAATGCGGAGAATGGATTTTTACGAGATATTTCAGGCAACCGAAGATTTTGGCCAGTTCGTATCAGTGGCAATTCTACTAAAAAATCATGGCAAATTACTACTGAAGAAGTGCAGCAGATTTGGGCAGAGACTAGCTATCTATATAAACAAGGCGAAAAACTTTATCTTGAAGGTGATGATGATGTTCTTGCGAGAGGTGAACAAGCTGATGCCATGGAAACTGACGAGCGTGAAGGCTTGGTGCGTACTTATCTTGATATTCTTTTGCCAGAGGATTGGGGCATAATGTCTTTATACGAACGTAGAAATTTTCTTGGAGGCAGCGAATTTGGAGGCAGCACCCGTGTAGGTACTGTAAAACGAAACCTTGTCTGCAACATGGAAATTTGGTGTGAGTGTTTTGGCAAAGATGCATCTTCTATGAAAACAGCAGATTCTTATACGATTGGAGCCATTATGAGAAAAATCAGTGACTGGAGCAAGTACTGTGGAAACAAAAACGGAACAAGCAATTTTCCTATCTATGGAAAGCAGCGTGCTTATTCCAGAGTAAAGGAACGTTAG
- a CDS encoding DUF7768 domain-containing protein — translation MKINKFNSEGYYDPTPYAAITNVIKEEKAERNFAFKPLVYICSPYSGNIEENVKKARAFCRFALEMNCIPLAPHLLFPQFMDDENPQERELAMFMNVILLGKCNELWVFGNTISNGMAQEIEKAKKRKQLIRYFNEKLQEVGSL, via the coding sequence ATGAAGATAAATAAATTTAACTCCGAGGGTTATTATGATCCTACTCCATATGCTGCAATTACAAATGTTATCAAAGAGGAGAAGGCAGAAAGGAATTTTGCTTTTAAGCCTCTTGTGTATATTTGTTCTCCTTATTCTGGCAATATTGAGGAAAATGTAAAAAAGGCACGTGCCTTCTGTAGGTTTGCATTGGAGATGAATTGTATCCCGCTTGCTCCACATTTGCTTTTCCCTCAGTTTATGGATGATGAAAATCCGCAGGAGCGGGAATTAGCTATGTTTATGAATGTGATCTTACTTGGAAAATGTAATGAACTGTGGGTATTTGGAAATACCATATCAAATGGGATGGCACAGGAAATAGAAAAGGCAAAGAAACGCAAACAGTTAATCAGATATTTTAATGAGAAGTTGCAGGAGGTAGGAAGTTTATGA
- a CDS encoding Rha family transcriptional regulator yields MKELIPKDKYGIFADTKDTARVDSLFVAEFFEKQHKHVLRDIAKITEPKSGLSKEFTQSNFDLTYYKDSTGRKLPCYAVTRDGFTMLAMGYTGQKAMHLKELYIRRFNEMDKFIKTLVSARKEFPLLTENIKLIHENPKPYHFSNECDMLNRIVIGMSAKKFRLANGIEKGKSIRPYLSDEQISMLETLQKVDVGLLVAVPDYEQRKRYLEWYVTKIKDKDI; encoded by the coding sequence ATGAAAGAATTAATACCCAAAGATAAATATGGCATATTTGCCGATACAAAAGACACCGCAAGAGTGGATAGCTTGTTTGTGGCAGAGTTTTTTGAAAAACAGCATAAGCATGTTTTGCGTGATATTGCAAAAATCACTGAGCCCAAATCTGGGCTTAGTAAAGAATTTACTCAGTCCAATTTTGATCTGACCTATTACAAGGACAGTACTGGAAGAAAGTTGCCTTGTTATGCTGTAACCCGTGATGGTTTCACTATGTTGGCTATGGGATACACAGGTCAAAAAGCAATGCATCTTAAGGAACTGTACATTAGACGCTTTAATGAAATGGATAAGTTTATAAAAACATTAGTCTCTGCTCGTAAGGAATTCCCATTACTAACAGAAAACATCAAGTTAATACATGAAAATCCAAAACCTTATCACTTCAGCAACGAGTGTGATATGCTTAACCGCATTGTAATTGGGATGTCAGCAAAGAAGTTCAGGCTGGCAAACGGCATAGAAAAAGGAAAAAGTATTAGACCATATCTCAGTGATGAGCAAATCAGTATGCTTGAAACCTTACAAAAAGTTGATGTAGGTTTGCTCGTGGCAGTGCCAGATTATGAGCAACGTAAGCGCTATCTTGAATGGTACGTTACAAAGATAAAGGACAAGGATATATAA